The DNA segment CCAAGCTTGTTTGGAAACGCGGCGTAGGGCATGTCGACCGGTTCTAGCAACGTGGCGGCATCGACACTCGGCAGCTCGCGGCCGGCAACCTCGTAAACTTTCGCCATGCGGTCGAGCAACTCTCCGGGACTGGGTTGGCTCGCCGGATCGGCGCTGGGCACCGATCCGCGGCCATAGGCTTTGCGAAACTTGCCTGGAATCAACTCCAAATCGTCCGGTTCGCGACCGCGGATCCGAAACAGCAACAATCCATACTGGCTGACAGTCAGGTGACCAACCTGCCAAGCAATATTGGTCGGCAAATCTGCGGGCATTTCGAACCATCGCTCGCGCGGCGTCGCGGCGAGCAGTTCGAGGGTATAGCGGCGGGCGAATTCGATCTGACCGATCGCGCCGGCAAGCATGGATGGGACCGTTTCGGCGGTGGGGAGAGGCGGCGTATTCATGCCGGGGATGATAGCAATTTCAGCCCGCATTTGCCTTGCGGGTCGACTCGTTTTTTTGCGGCATGACCTTTGACGGGGCAACCTTCGATGACTCGGCCCGTTTGCGAGGCGGTTTTGCCACCAGGCGAATCTCTGGCACGACACCGCGTCCACCATGAAACGTCCGCCGCCCGTCAATGCTGTGGTCGAACACGAAGGCTCCGTTGACCGCGCCCCCGCGAGGCGAGACACGCAAAATCGCAGGATGACCACATTCGACACACCGAACCCGCAAACCGTGGCTGTCGAGCAACCGGTGGATCGAGTCGGCCAAATCGCGGTTTTCCTGCAGCGACGCCATCGCTTGGCCGGTCAACTTGGACAACTTGTCCTGAATGGCCAATCGAATCGCCCGCTGCAATCGATTCAGCTCTTGATCCAAGTCGGCAAACGCAGGATGCAGTTCGGGATCAGTCGGCGAGGGTATCGGCATCCGGGTTTCCAAGGGGCTTCCGTCGGTCGCAAGTGACTTGCCGGCGTTTTCAAACAGAGGACCGCGAGGAATACGTCCTGCGACTGCGAGAAAGCAAAGGCAAAATTCCAAATTCAACTATGGACGAGTTTATACAAATTGTATAAAGTGTCCAGAGCCAAGGCCGGAAAGTGGCCTGTGGCGAAAAGGCAACACGTCATTCAGCCCCGAAAATCCGCAGTCCCGGTCCACCAGCCACTCCTTTCCCAACTTCCGCCCCAGGTCAACGTGGCGAAAAACGACTCGATTCAGTAGTGTCGCTCTAGTGGTGCCTTCTGGCCCCCAAAACACGGACTTTCTCCGCCAAACCAATTCACCAGACAAGCTCATCGCCCATGTCGGTCAACCAACAAACCGTTGAAGAAACGAAAGCCCAGATTCGCGGGTTGGTCAATGAGATCGCGACGCTTGCCAAAAGCGGCGCGACCGCAGACGAGTTCTATTCAGAACTGCTGTCACGAATCATCACGGCCCTGGCGGCTGCCGGTGGTGCCATCTGGCTGCTCGACGAGGACCGCCAACTTCGTCTGCAGTACCAAATCAACGCCGAGCCATCGATCCTGGGCAACGATTCAGACGACGCAAACCGACACACCCGTCTGATCGCTC comes from the Rubripirellula reticaptiva genome and includes:
- a CDS encoding DinB family protein; amino-acid sequence: MNTPPLPTAETVPSMLAGAIGQIEFARRYTLELLAATPRERWFEMPADLPTNIAWQVGHLTVSQYGLLLFRIRGREPDDLELIPGKFRKAYGRGSVPSADPASQPSPGELLDRMAKVYEVAGRELPSVDAATLLEPVDMPYAAFPNKLGAILFCPLHEQIHCGHIGMLRRALGLDPVR